In the genome of Rhodoferax fermentans, one region contains:
- a CDS encoding Bug family tripartite tricarboxylate transporter substrate binding protein: MVQSRLGDRVRKLAHAVLVGSLLAAGLAQAQTGPVKLMVGFPPGGGTDAIARILADKLKDQLGVSVVVDNKAGAGGQIAAQALKAAAPDGNTLFLSHDHSISILPLVVKNPGFDPHKDFVAVAGFATFVNTLAVSGGTPAKTMAEYVSFVQKQKSGQDSVGVPAPASVPEFLVKLIGQKYKLDLQAAPYRGSAPMMADMLGNQIHAGVGSVPDFIENHKAGKIRVVAVLGSARQASLPDVPTFAELGLAGFEDVPYYGIFAPKGTPQPVLDKLSAAVAKVVALPDVHERLSAMGLSVGYMTQAQLTSRELAYSKTWARIIHDSGFKAQ, encoded by the coding sequence ATGGTTCAGAGTCGTTTGGGGGATCGGGTTCGCAAATTGGCACACGCCGTGCTGGTGGGTTCACTGCTGGCAGCAGGTCTGGCCCAGGCACAGACCGGCCCGGTCAAGCTGATGGTGGGTTTCCCGCCCGGTGGCGGCACCGACGCGATCGCCCGCATCCTGGCCGACAAACTCAAGGACCAGCTGGGTGTGTCGGTGGTGGTGGACAACAAGGCCGGGGCCGGTGGTCAGATCGCCGCCCAGGCGCTCAAAGCCGCCGCGCCGGACGGCAACACGCTGTTTTTGTCGCATGACCACAGCATTTCGATCCTGCCACTGGTGGTCAAGAACCCCGGTTTTGATCCGCACAAGGACTTTGTCGCGGTGGCTGGTTTTGCCACTTTTGTCAACACGCTGGCGGTCTCTGGCGGTACACCGGCCAAAACCATGGCCGAGTATGTGAGTTTTGTGCAAAAACAAAAAAGTGGCCAAGACTCCGTGGGTGTGCCCGCGCCAGCATCGGTGCCCGAGTTTCTGGTCAAGCTGATTGGCCAGAAATACAAGCTGGACCTGCAAGCCGCGCCCTACCGTGGCAGCGCGCCGATGATGGCTGACATGCTTGGCAACCAGATCCACGCGGGAGTCGGTTCAGTGCCGGACTTCATCGAAAACCACAAGGCCGGCAAGATCCGCGTGGTGGCGGTGCTGGGCTCTGCGCGCCAGGCCTCTCTGCCCGATGTGCCGACCTTTGCCGAACTGGGTCTGGCCGGGTTTGAGGATGTGCCGTATTACGGTATTTTTGCGCCCAAGGGCACGCCCCAGCCGGTCCTCGACAAGTTGTCAGCCGCCGTGGCCAAGGTGGTGGCTCTGCCAGATGTGCACGAACGTTTGAGCGCGATGGGCCTCTCCGTGGGCTACATGACCCAGGCCCAGCTGACCAGCCGCGAACTGGCCTACTCAAAAACGTGGGCGCGCATCATTCACGACAGCGGGTTCAAGGCACAGTAA
- a CDS encoding DMT family transporter yields MNHPRVTPTAALLLTVPPVLWACNAVLGRMIADMASPMTLNLVRWCLAFALLLPLAGSVLRPGSPLWPSWRRFTGLSLLSIGGYNALLYLALNTSSAINVTLVGSITPVWMLLIGRVFFGAAISRRQWLGAAMSILGVMLVMSRGELDVLLNVRLVPGDFYILLASAAWAYYSWMLGHPTTEPASIRTNWSAFLMGQVAFGLVWSALFAGAEWGLGWGRLHLSWTLAGMLLFIAVGPALLAYRAWGAGVARTGPSVAGFFINLIPLFTAVLSGLFLGEVPHLYHALAFVLIAGGIVVSSRR; encoded by the coding sequence ATGAACCATCCCCGCGTGACCCCCACCGCAGCACTGCTGCTGACTGTGCCACCGGTGTTGTGGGCATGTAACGCGGTGCTGGGCCGCATGATTGCCGACATGGCCTCGCCGATGACGCTCAACTTGGTGCGCTGGTGCCTGGCCTTTGCGCTCTTGCTGCCTCTGGCCGGATCGGTGTTACGCCCTGGCAGCCCGCTGTGGCCGAGTTGGCGGCGTTTTACCGGGCTGTCGCTGCTGAGCATTGGGGGTTACAACGCCCTGCTCTACCTGGCGCTCAACACCTCCAGCGCGATCAATGTGACGCTGGTGGGCTCGATCACCCCGGTGTGGATGTTGCTGATTGGCCGGGTGTTTTTTGGTGCGGCCATTTCACGCCGACAGTGGCTCGGTGCGGCCATGTCGATTTTGGGTGTGATGCTGGTGATGAGCCGTGGCGAACTCGACGTGCTGCTGAATGTGCGCCTGGTGCCGGGTGACTTCTACATCCTGCTGGCCTCCGCCGCCTGGGCCTACTACAGCTGGATGCTGGGGCACCCAACCACCGAGCCTGCCAGCATCCGAACCAACTGGTCGGCGTTTCTGATGGGTCAGGTGGCCTTTGGGCTGGTCTGGTCTGCGTTATTTGCCGGGGCTGAATGGGGTCTAGGCTGGGGTCGCCTGCACCTGAGCTGGACCTTGGCCGGCATGCTGCTGTTCATCGCGGTAGGTCCGGCGCTGCTGGCCTACCGTGCCTGGGGCGCCGGTGTGGCGCGCACTGGGCCCTCGGTGGCGGGGTTTTTCATCAACCTGATTCCGCTGTTCACCGCCGTGTTATCGGGCCTGTTTCTGGGTGAAGTGCCACACCTCTACCACGCACTGGCCTTTGTGCTGATTGCGGGTGGCATTGTGGTGTCGTCGCGGCGCTAA
- a CDS encoding quinone oxidoreductase family protein, which produces MSIHTSRAIQIDQHGGPEQLKLVQITVGEPGPGDVRIRHHAVGLNFIDVYHRTGLYPMPMPARLGMEAAGVIEAVGEGVTHLQVGDRAAYASPPPGSYCELRVMPAKCVCKLPDAISFETGAAMMLKGLTAQYLLKRTLPMGGLHAGDFVLFHAAAGGVGLIACQWARALGLRLIGTAGSAQKCALALANGAEFAINYAEEDFLARVKEITAGQGVKVVYDSVGKDTWDKSLDCLAPLGLMASFGNASGPVPPFAPGILGPKGSLYVTRQTLFTHMSTRESTQAMADELFAVVSSGQVQIHIAQRYRLEDVQQAHRDLEARKTTGCTVLTL; this is translated from the coding sequence ATGAGCATCCACACCTCACGCGCCATCCAGATCGACCAGCATGGCGGCCCTGAACAACTCAAACTGGTCCAGATCACCGTGGGTGAACCCGGCCCGGGCGACGTCCGCATCCGCCACCACGCGGTGGGCCTGAACTTCATCGACGTTTACCACCGCACTGGCCTGTACCCGATGCCCATGCCCGCCCGCCTGGGCATGGAAGCCGCCGGTGTGATCGAGGCCGTGGGTGAGGGCGTGACCCACCTGCAGGTGGGTGACCGCGCTGCCTACGCCAGCCCGCCGCCCGGCAGTTATTGTGAGCTGCGTGTGATGCCCGCGAAATGTGTTTGCAAGCTGCCTGATGCCATCAGCTTCGAGACCGGTGCCGCGATGATGCTCAAGGGCCTGACCGCGCAATACCTGCTCAAGCGCACGCTGCCGATGGGTGGTTTACACGCGGGTGACTTTGTGTTGTTCCATGCCGCCGCCGGTGGCGTGGGGCTGATCGCCTGCCAGTGGGCCCGGGCCTTGGGCCTGCGCCTGATTGGCACCGCTGGTTCAGCACAAAAATGTGCTCTGGCCCTTGCCAATGGAGCGGAGTTTGCTATCAATTACGCAGAAGAGGATTTTCTTGCTCGGGTCAAGGAGATCACCGCAGGCCAGGGTGTCAAGGTGGTCTACGACTCGGTGGGCAAGGACACCTGGGACAAGTCGCTCGATTGCCTGGCGCCCTTGGGCCTGATGGCCAGCTTTGGCAACGCGTCTGGCCCGGTGCCACCGTTTGCGCCGGGCATCCTGGGCCCCAAAGGCTCTTTGTATGTGACGCGGCAAACCCTGTTCACCCACATGAGCACCCGTGAAAGCACCCAGGCCATGGCGGATGAGTTGTTTGCGGTGGTGAGCAGCGGCCAGGTCCAGATCCACATCGCACAGCGTTACCGGCTGGAAGACGTGCAGCAGGCACACCGCGACCTGGAGGCACGCAAAACCACCGGCTGCACGGTGTTGACGTTGTAG
- a CDS encoding spermidine synthase yields the protein MLKKRTSQLPEANFSDDGNIRHLHLGSEWIQGSMYLEDSIGLVHEYVQRMMAWLLFVDPETVTDRQAMQLGLGAGSLTKFCAKELRISTTAIELNPQVLALCRNAFKLPADSPTMRVVLADAAQEILNPKWWGTVDALQVDLYDREAAAPVLDSLPFYNHCRRLLTPEGCMTVNLFGRASSFERSVEKMSAAFGKDAIWAFKPTREGNTVVLAQHTPTRPKREVLMARAAVIEARWGLPAAKWVRVFKPMLS from the coding sequence ATCTTGAAAAAACGCACCTCACAACTTCCCGAAGCCAACTTCTCTGACGACGGCAACATTCGACACCTGCATCTGGGCAGCGAATGGATTCAGGGCTCCATGTATCTGGAAGACAGCATCGGCCTGGTGCACGAGTACGTGCAGCGCATGATGGCCTGGTTGCTGTTTGTCGACCCGGAGACGGTGACAGACCGCCAAGCCATGCAGCTGGGCCTGGGTGCAGGCTCCTTGACCAAGTTCTGTGCCAAGGAGTTGCGTATCTCAACAACGGCGATTGAACTCAACCCACAGGTGCTGGCGCTCTGTCGCAACGCTTTTAAGTTACCTGCCGACAGCCCGACGATGCGCGTGGTGCTGGCCGATGCTGCTCAGGAAATACTCAACCCCAAGTGGTGGGGCACGGTGGATGCCTTGCAGGTGGACCTCTACGACCGCGAGGCCGCCGCGCCGGTGCTCGACAGCTTGCCGTTTTACAACCACTGTCGGCGTTTGTTGACGCCGGAGGGCTGCATGACGGTGAACCTGTTTGGCCGGGCCTCGAGTTTTGAGCGCAGTGTCGAAAAAATGTCGGCAGCTTTTGGCAAAGACGCCATCTGGGCCTTCAAACCCACCCGCGAGGGCAACACCGTGGTGCTGGCACAACACACACCCACACGGCCTAAACGCGAGGTCTTGATGGCGCGTGCCGCAGTGATTGAGGCACGCTGGGGTTTGCCGGCCGCCAAATGGGTGCGGGTGTTCAAGCCGATGTTGTCATGA
- a CDS encoding tripartite tricarboxylate transporter TctB family protein, whose protein sequence is MSVVLDKDVYAGGLLTLVGSAFAWGATSYTVGTSARMGPGYFPMVLGVLLAVLGVLILLRGLRKSPGQRLAVGPWAWKPLFFIVAANLLFGVLLGGLPSLNWPAMGFIVAIFGLTLVAGLAGERFNLRESLLLATALAVGCYLAFVLLLQLQLPVWPVMPLGQGA, encoded by the coding sequence ATGTCGGTTGTGTTGGACAAAGATGTGTATGCGGGTGGTTTGCTGACCCTGGTGGGCTCGGCCTTTGCCTGGGGCGCGACTTCGTACACCGTGGGCACCAGCGCCCGCATGGGGCCGGGTTATTTCCCGATGGTGTTGGGCGTGCTGCTGGCCGTGTTGGGGGTGTTGATCTTGCTGCGCGGTTTGCGCAAATCGCCGGGCCAGCGGCTGGCGGTGGGGCCCTGGGCCTGGAAGCCGCTGTTTTTCATCGTCGCAGCCAACCTCTTGTTCGGGGTGCTGCTGGGTGGGCTGCCCAGCCTGAACTGGCCTGCCATGGGTTTCATCGTGGCGATTTTTGGCCTGACCCTGGTGGCGGGTCTGGCCGGTGAACGATTCAATTTGAGAGAAAGCCTGTTGCTGGCCACTGCGTTGGCGGTGGGCTGTTACCTGGCCTTTGTGCTCTTGTTGCAGTTGCAGCTCCCGGTCTGGCCGGTAATGCCCTTGGGTCAGGGGGCGTGA
- a CDS encoding GspE/PulE family protein: MTPAPSPKHRVEAHTGPLDWRSLVSWLKADGTISTQEAQRIHTRCAQAESAQHPLLRLASVAVHRAADDKPMDLESLTQWLAGHVKLAYLRIDPLKVDVGKVADTMSPAYAERHKILPVQVSAHEIVVATAEPFMIDWVGEVERQSRRSVRRVVANPQDIHRYTVEFFALAKSVRAAAKSGANVGSSFEQLVELGKSNKQLDANDQSVVQVVDWLWQYAFDQRASDIHLEPRREQGVIRFRIDGVLHPVYQMPMGVLTAMTARIKLLSRMDVVEKRRPQDGRIKTRNPGGAEVEMRISTLPTAFGEKMVMRIFDPETTVKELDALGFSKHDAERWEALVKRPNGIILVTGPTGSGKTTTLYSTLKRVATEEVNVSTVEDPIEMIEASFNQTQVQTQLDFGFPEGLRALMRQDPDIIMVGEIRDQATAEMAVQAALTGHLVFSTLHTNDAPSAITRLMELGVPAYLINATLLGVLAQRLVRTLCLLCKAPDVSDARETLEQAVKPWQLSGSYKPFKPVGCVDCRMTGFRGRMGLYELLVVSEAFKTQITREPNSDALKRQAISDGMRPLRLAGALRVAEGLTVLEEVLSSTPSPEY; the protein is encoded by the coding sequence ATGACCCCCGCGCCGTCTCCCAAACACCGCGTTGAGGCCCACACTGGTCCGTTGGACTGGCGCAGTCTGGTGTCCTGGCTCAAGGCAGATGGAACCATCTCAACGCAGGAAGCCCAGCGCATCCACACCCGCTGCGCCCAGGCCGAAAGTGCACAACACCCCTTGTTGCGTCTGGCCAGCGTGGCGGTGCATCGCGCCGCAGACGACAAGCCGATGGACCTGGAGTCGCTGACCCAGTGGCTGGCCGGTCATGTGAAGCTGGCTTATTTGCGGATTGATCCGCTCAAGGTGGATGTGGGCAAAGTGGCCGACACCATGAGCCCGGCCTACGCCGAGCGGCACAAAATTTTGCCGGTGCAGGTCAGCGCCCACGAGATTGTGGTCGCCACGGCAGAGCCTTTTATGATCGACTGGGTCGGAGAGGTGGAACGCCAGTCACGGCGCAGCGTGCGCCGGGTGGTGGCTAACCCGCAGGACATCCATCGCTACACGGTGGAGTTTTTTGCCTTGGCCAAGTCGGTCCGCGCCGCTGCCAAGTCGGGCGCCAATGTGGGCTCGAGCTTTGAGCAACTGGTTGAGCTTGGAAAAAGCAACAAACAACTCGACGCCAATGACCAGAGTGTTGTGCAGGTGGTCGACTGGTTGTGGCAGTACGCGTTTGACCAGCGCGCCAGTGACATCCACTTGGAGCCGCGCCGTGAGCAGGGTGTGATCCGGTTCCGCATCGACGGTGTGTTGCACCCGGTCTACCAGATGCCGATGGGTGTGCTGACCGCGATGACGGCTCGTATCAAGTTACTCAGCCGCATGGACGTGGTGGAAAAACGTCGACCGCAGGATGGCCGTATCAAAACCCGCAACCCCGGCGGCGCTGAGGTCGAGATGCGGATTTCGACCCTGCCCACCGCTTTTGGCGAAAAGATGGTGATGCGGATTTTTGACCCGGAGACCACGGTCAAGGAGCTCGATGCGCTGGGTTTTTCCAAACACGATGCCGAGCGCTGGGAAGCTTTGGTGAAACGCCCCAATGGCATCATTCTGGTGACCGGCCCGACCGGTTCCGGAAAAACCACCACGCTGTATTCAACCCTCAAGCGCGTCGCCACCGAAGAGGTGAACGTGAGTACGGTGGAAGACCCGATCGAGATGATCGAGGCCTCGTTCAACCAGACCCAGGTGCAGACGCAGCTCGATTTTGGTTTCCCCGAAGGTCTTCGCGCCCTGATGCGCCAGGACCCCGACATCATCATGGTTGGTGAAATCCGCGATCAAGCCACCGCCGAAATGGCGGTGCAGGCGGCACTCACCGGGCATCTGGTGTTCTCCACCCTGCACACCAACGACGCACCTTCGGCCATCACCCGGCTGATGGAGCTGGGTGTGCCTGCGTACCTGATCAACGCCACGCTGCTGGGCGTGCTGGCGCAGCGTCTGGTGCGCACCTTGTGCCTGCTGTGCAAGGCGCCTGACGTTTCGGACGCGCGTGAGACGCTGGAGCAGGCGGTCAAACCCTGGCAGCTCAGTGGCAGTTACAAACCGTTCAAACCGGTGGGTTGTGTCGATTGCCGCATGACGGGTTTCAGGGGGCGCATGGGGCTGTATGAGTTGCTGGTGGTGTCTGAGGCCTTCAAGACCCAGATCACTCGCGAACCCAATTCAGATGCGCTCAAGCGCCAGGCCATCAGTGATGGCATGCGCCCGCTGCGCCTGGCAGGGGCTCTGCGGGTGGCCGAAGGGCTGACGGTGCTGGAGGAGGTGCTGTCCAGCACCCCGTCACCAGAGTATTAA
- a CDS encoding DMT family transporter — MSKGQDAPQNIAFGLLLATLGAIAFSGKAIIVKLAYRYGVDAVTLIMYRMLFALPIFALMAWWASRGKPPLTRRDWWGVLGLGFSGYYLASYLDFAGLAYISASLERLILYLNPTLVLILGRLLYQRHITRFQALGMGISYLGVLLVFGHEIGLEGRNAALGAALVFGSAISYAVYLSFSGELVKRLGSLRLVGLATLVACVLCIAQFVLLRPMSAALVAPEVIWLSVLNATLCTAAPVLMVMMAIERIGASLAAQTGMVGPMSTIAMGALLLGEPFTGWVAAGTLLVIAGIFVFMRGR; from the coding sequence ATGTCTAAAGGGCAGGATGCTCCACAAAACATAGCGTTTGGTTTGCTGCTGGCAACCCTGGGTGCCATTGCGTTCAGCGGCAAAGCGATCATCGTCAAGCTGGCCTACCGCTACGGTGTGGATGCGGTCACGCTGATCATGTACCGCATGTTGTTTGCGCTGCCGATCTTTGCGCTGATGGCCTGGTGGGCGAGTCGGGGCAAACCACCCTTGACCCGGCGCGACTGGTGGGGTGTGCTGGGCCTGGGTTTTTCGGGGTATTACTTGGCCAGTTATCTGGACTTTGCCGGGCTGGCCTACATCAGCGCCTCACTGGAGCGGTTGATCCTGTACCTCAACCCGACCCTGGTCCTGATCCTCGGGCGGCTGCTCTACCAGCGCCACATCACCCGGTTTCAGGCGCTGGGCATGGGTATCAGTTACCTGGGCGTTCTCTTGGTGTTTGGCCACGAGATCGGGCTCGAAGGCCGCAACGCGGCGCTGGGTGCGGCACTGGTGTTTGGCAGCGCCATCAGTTATGCGGTGTACCTGAGTTTCAGTGGTGAGCTGGTCAAGCGCTTGGGTTCCCTGCGCCTGGTCGGCCTGGCCACGCTGGTGGCCTGTGTCTTGTGTATTGCGCAGTTTGTGCTGCTGCGCCCGATGAGTGCGGCCCTGGTGGCGCCCGAGGTGATCTGGCTGTCGGTGCTCAATGCCACCCTGTGCACCGCGGCACCGGTGTTGATGGTGATGATGGCCATTGAGCGCATCGGCGCCTCGCTGGCGGCGCAGACCGGCATGGTCGGCCCGATGTCGACCATCGCCATGGGGGCGCTGCTGCTGGGCGAGCCCTTCACCGGCTGGGTCGCGGCAGGTACGCTGCTGGTGATTGCAGGCATTTTTGTCTTCATGCGGGGCCGCTGA
- a CDS encoding tripartite tricarboxylate transporter permease, whose product MDLITNLSMGFGVAVTPINLLYAFVGCLLGTLIGVLPGIGPVATIAMLLPATYALPPVSALIMLAGIYYGAQYGGSTTAILVNLPGEASSVVTVIDGYQMARKGRAGPALAAAGLGSFFAGCVGTLILAAFAAPLTEVAFKFGPAEYFSLMVLGLIGAVVLASGSLLKAVAMIVLGLLLGLVGTDVNSGVARFAFDIPELTDGIGFIVIAMGVFGYGEIIANLSVKEAHREVFTSKVHGLMPTREDFKRMLPAVLRGTGIGSILGILPGGGALLAAFAAYSVEKKTKLHPGEVPFGEGNIRGVAAPESANNAGSQTSFIPLLTLGIPPNAVMALMVGAMTIHNIQPGPQVMSSNPELFWGLIASMWIGNAMLVVLNLPLIGIWIKLLSVPYRWLFPAIVLFCAIGVYSTNNNTWDIWMVGLFGVIGYVFIKLGLEPAPLLLGFILGPMMEENLRRALLLSRGDWSVLVTRPLSAGLLAAAVAMLLVVLLPAIKRQREVAFVED is encoded by the coding sequence ATGGATCTGATCACCAATTTGTCGATGGGTTTTGGTGTGGCGGTCACACCGATCAACCTGCTCTACGCTTTTGTGGGTTGTCTGCTGGGTACCCTGATCGGGGTGCTGCCCGGCATTGGCCCGGTGGCCACGATTGCCATGTTGCTGCCAGCCACCTATGCGCTGCCGCCGGTGTCGGCGTTGATCATGTTGGCGGGCATTTATTACGGTGCGCAGTATGGCGGCTCGACCACCGCGATTTTGGTGAATCTGCCAGGGGAGGCGTCCTCGGTGGTCACTGTCATTGATGGTTACCAGATGGCGCGCAAGGGTCGGGCCGGGCCAGCGCTGGCCGCTGCCGGGCTAGGGTCGTTTTTTGCGGGTTGTGTGGGCACGCTGATTCTGGCGGCCTTTGCCGCACCCCTGACCGAAGTGGCTTTTAAATTTGGCCCGGCTGAGTATTTTTCGCTGATGGTGCTGGGGCTGATTGGTGCGGTGGTGCTGGCCTCGGGCTCCTTGCTCAAGGCTGTGGCGATGATTGTGCTGGGGCTGCTGCTGGGCCTGGTGGGCACCGATGTGAATTCGGGTGTGGCGCGGTTTGCCTTTGACATTCCTGAGCTGACCGATGGCATTGGTTTTATCGTGATTGCCATGGGGGTGTTTGGTTACGGCGAAATCATTGCCAACCTGTCGGTCAAGGAAGCCCACCGTGAGGTCTTCACCTCGAAGGTGCATGGCCTGATGCCCACGCGCGAAGACTTCAAACGCATGTTGCCCGCGGTGTTACGTGGCACCGGCATCGGCTCGATTTTGGGGATCTTGCCGGGGGGCGGCGCTTTGCTGGCGGCGTTTGCGGCCTACAGTGTCGAGAAAAAAACCAAGCTGCATCCCGGTGAGGTGCCGTTTGGTGAGGGCAATATCCGGGGTGTGGCCGCGCCCGAGTCGGCCAACAACGCGGGTTCACAAACCTCGTTCATCCCCTTGCTGACCCTGGGCATCCCACCCAATGCGGTGATGGCGCTGATGGTGGGGGCCATGACCATCCACAACATCCAGCCCGGCCCGCAGGTGATGAGCAGCAACCCTGAGTTGTTCTGGGGCCTGATTGCCTCGATGTGGATTGGCAACGCGATGCTGGTGGTGCTGAACCTGCCGCTGATCGGCATCTGGATCAAGCTGCTGTCGGTGCCGTACCGCTGGCTGTTCCCGGCGATTGTGCTGTTCTGCGCGATCGGGGTGTACAGCACCAACAACAACACCTGGGACATCTGGATGGTGGGGCTGTTCGGGGTGATTGGGTATGTGTTCATCAAGCTCGGGCTGGAGCCCGCGCCGCTGCTGCTGGGGTTTATCCTGGGGCCGATGATGGAGGAAAACCTGCGCCGCGCCCTGTTGCTCTCGCGTGGTGACTGGAGTGTGCTGGTGACGCGGCCGCTGTCGGCCGGTTTGCTGGCTGCGGCGGTGGCGATGTTGCTGGTGGTCTTGCTGCCAGCCATCAAGCGCCAGAGAGAAGTTGCTTTTGTGGAAGACTGA